The genomic segment GACTCTCTGACTTCCTGGATCTGCTGCTCCAAACCACCAATATCGGCGTATGACTCCGTCGGCGCCTTGTCCAGCTTCATCACACTGACGAGGGGGTCAGCGTCATCGGTCAGGACACCAACGATGCTGACGCTCTTGTGGTGGAGCAGGACGCTGGCGCCGGGCTCCAGCAggtccttgtcgacgaagcTCATGATGCTGACGTAGTACTCGGGACCGGTGGTGCTACTGACGATCGCATGGTCATCGTCAATCATCTCCTCCAACGTGCCAACACCCATGGGGCTGCCACGCATATCGTCAACACGGCCACGCTCGTCGGCCATACGGTCGACATCGCCCTCGGGGCCGATGGCGGCaccctccttggcggccttggcccGGCGAAGACGCTCCTGGTTCTCGACGtactcctcctcgaggatcAAGTGATCGTGAATTCGCTGCATTCGTAATAGGCGGAGCTTGCATCGGCTGGTGGGGAAAACGGCAGGGAGCTTCGCAGCGGCGCTGGTGCCGGCCgcctttctcttcttgcGGCCGACTCTGGTGGTGGGACGTGGGGGAGGCTCGTACTTGGGCTTCTCTTTCTGCATTGCGAATCAGCCCGTGGACTTGTTGATTTTTGCTTCGGAATGGTATaccttcttgtccttctcgtcctttcCATCACCTCCGCCACCCATTCCTGATTGGTTTTGACCCTACGTAGCTGTTAGATCAAGGTCACGACATCTCAAGACGGCAGGCAGTGCATACCATCTTGCCACGGGGAGCTCCGAGGGCTCAGTGGAACTGTGAGGATGCTTCTCGTGTGTCGATGGTGGAAAAAGCTGGTGAACCTCTGATTCGGTGGCCGGTCGAGGTGTCGTCGATGAGcttgtgatgatgatgagtaTGGGTGGATTACGGAGATGGAGGTGGAAGCGCAGGGGAGCAAGGcaaggctgctgctgcttgcgTAGGTAATCACAGCCCCGgtgtacctacctacctaccttacaGCTGCAGGCGGCAGAGAAAcgcgacgccggccgagcTAGATCGGATTCGGAATGGTTCTTCCAGAGTCACGTGCAGCATTATCTTTCTTAGTCATGCTGCTGAGTCAGCTGACGATTCCCCATGCCACCAGTACTTTGTAGGTTGTCGAAGTAATGTGCCGTATCGTCATAATCGCCTTGTTATCGTGATGGCGAAGAGAGTTTAGACGTCATCAACTGTACTGGAAACAGTGTTTTATGGGTATTCCACATCAAAATGTGATCGTGTCCAAGCCGAACCATTATGTTTCTAGTCTCCTTCGCTTGCATCCCGTTGCATTTTGCCCGTCTGAAATCAAGACTTGGAGTAATGTGTGCCGCAATGTTCTGTAGACTGCAAGGCTCTGCATGATCGTAGAGTCAAACGCTCATACGCCTCCAAATTCCAGAAATATCCTTTCCGACCAAAGTCGACTTGGCTGTCACGTGCCCCAATGCAGCCGTCAAGAGTGCAAGAAGCAGGATCTACCCTAAGTCAACCGAGACATCGCCAGTTAGTCGAGGTAAGGTGGAGGATGGTTTGACTGACGTTGTGACCATTTGTATAGTTATATACATGAAAAGCACGTCTTGCCTCGCCTATGAGCCCTCTCTTCGCTTGACAGGCAAGTTGGCAACAGCAGTAGCCTTCAGAGAGATGCTTCTCCCGGCTGATGGACCGACATTGCAATGTCAACTGGGGTGCGAAGAGTAAACGGGTCGAAGCTGAGTCACGAAAAGAAAGGGAGGCATTGCCAGTGATCATCGCTGCTTTTCAAGTTCCATAAAGAATGGCACACACCCTGTTCTGCTAGAGCTATCTACTTGACCTGATTTCGCAATAATAACACATACATGCCAAACTCAGTTTACAACTCGGTTGTCAGAAACACGAAGCCATGATGGTCTCATGTgaggtcgcacaggtacacGATAACAGGAAAACCGAGTAGTGCCATGCATAACACTAAACACAAGACAAGGCTACTTTGCAAGAGAGCGCAGGACCATGGAAGCTTTCAAGCTCATGATCTATCTGTCACGTCTGTGTAAGTGGAGGACTCGGCTACCCCGAGAGTCATGGCGTATTCTCAGAATGTTTATGGGTCTTTGATTAGCCAGCAACTACTTCGCGTATATACCCAAATCAGCTACTGCGTAACGTAGTTCGCTCCCTCGACGATGCCATGTCCGCCACGATACAAGGCGGGAGGTTGGCGTTGACATACCCCGGTGACATTCCCCGTTGGGCACTTTTTGCGCCGTCGTAACCCCCGCTTGTCCGCCTTGTCCCCAGTGCCTGCCGCCCGCCTAGGCGCCGTAGGCCAATGGCAGCCCCTGTGTGTGCCCCTTCCAGGCGGCCCTGACAATCCATGGGCGCTAAATTAGCGGCCTAGCACGGACCATTCCAGCATCatctctcttctttcccgGAGCCTCTGACAGGAGGGGCACGTTCACAAGTTCCCTGCGGTCAGGACCTTTGGCCTCCGACTCCCACACTCGAACACTCAAACAACCCCTCGTCCACGCAACTTTGTCCTGCTTTCAACCTCACCCAACAAACACAGAGATACAGCATATTCTCCTCCCAGACCAACAACTAAGAAAAGTCTCTATAGACAACGGTGTCCTTCCCTAGACACATCGTCTAACTCTCCACAAAAACGCACCACATCAAGCACACGAACAAGCCggacaagcccaagaagcaCCGGCACGATGGCCAGCCCTAAGGAGAGACGCATCGCAAAGGAGCTGATGGACATCCAAGCCGACAGGGACAACTCCGGCGTCTTCGCGTACCCCATCGACGAGTccaacctcctccacctcaaGGGCTCGTTCCCCGCCCCTCCCGACACCCCCTACGCCGGCGGACAGTTCGAAGTTGACATCAAAATCCCCGACAACTACCCCTTCAAGTCCCCCATCATCAAGTTCGACACCAAGATCTGGCACCCCAATGTCAGCAGCCAAACCGTACGCCTCCCCATCTCCACCTAGCTAGTGGGCCTGCCTCGTTCCCCCACCGCTAGCCCAAGCTGCTTCGCCTGCCCAGTCTTGACACTGTTGATGCTGACTGAAACAGGGCGCCATCTGCCTCGATACTCTGGGCAGTGGCTGGTCTCCCGTCCAGACCATCAAGACtgccctcctctccctccgcATGCTCCTCGAGTTCCCGAACCCCAAAGACCCCCAAGATGCTGAGGTCGCCAAAATGATGCTTGAGAACCCTGAAGGTTTCGCAAAGAAGGCGCATGAATGGGCTGTGAAGCACGCTGGTGCCCCGCCCAAAGACTTCGACACTACAAAGTGGAAGAAGGAGTCTGCAGCTGAAGCCAAAGCCAACGACGAGAACAGGTGTGTTTTCTCCTTCTATTGGCACTGGATTAAGGCTGTGTGCTTGTGTAACCTGGCGTGTAGGATGTGGGCTGACTGATTCACAGGTACATGGGCTACAACAAGGAGCTTGTCGACCGCTTTGTCAACATGGGATTTGAGGTGGATGCTGTTGTTGACGCCTTTATCTTTGTGGGTATTGACCGCAACAACGGCGCAGACTacgagctggaggaggctTATATGGGAGACATCACTGCTCGTCTTCTGGGCGAGCAGTAATGCAAACTTTAAACGCCAAATCTCTATGCTACTTGACGACTGAAGACGGCGCCTTGGGGCCTCGGTCTTTGGCGCCATCCCGGTCAGATGGAGACATGGGAAAGCAGTCACAGGGACACCGAATCATGAGgcagcgggcggcggcattgcATTGGACATGGAGTTGGTCAACATCTAGAAGGGGGTAATCGGCGGATTCGAATTTCTCTTCCCTATCCCAGCAGGCGTACGGCGACGCAGGCTTGGACTTTGAGGCAGACGCAGTGCGGAACCTGAAGCCAGCGTCAGGAAACCCCAGCTCTTCAGAGCTCAACCGCCTGCCCACAGTCGGGTGTGTTGGATCTGACTGCGTTTCAAAGCTTCCGGTCGGGTTTAAGTGGGAATAGGAAACGAGCGGCTGGGTCTT from the Colletotrichum destructivum chromosome 10, complete sequence genome contains:
- a CDS encoding uncharacterized protein (Putative ubiquitin-conjugating enzyme E2, UBA-like superfamily, ubiquitin-conjugating enzyme fungi) codes for the protein MASPKERRIAKELMDIQADRDNSGVFAYPIDESNLLHLKGSFPAPPDTPYAGGQFEVDIKIPDNYPFKSPIIKFDTKIWHPNVSSQTGAICLDTLGSGWSPVQTIKTALLSLRMLLEFPNPKDPQDAEVAKMMLENPEGFAKKAHEWAVKHAGAPPKDFDTTKWKKESAAEAKANDENRYMGYNKELVDRFVNMGFEVDAVVDAFIFVGIDRNNGADYELEEAYMGDITARLLGEQ